In the Chroococcidiopsis sp. SAG 2025 genome, one interval contains:
- a CDS encoding RNA recognition motif domain-containing protein → MPVRLYIGNLPKDEVDRQELQAVFADAGSNVTTKVIKDRKTGKCRGFGFVTVNNDEQADEIIEKYNGYMFKETPLKIEKALPRNKGQEEEDQAPVASSANTGDAPVSSNAEKSGGNKRSGKKPRRGGSAGTSTGSSDAEGIRPDPRWASELEKLKQMLAAQTTNG, encoded by the coding sequence ATGCCAGTCCGTTTATACATTGGTAATTTGCCAAAAGATGAAGTTGATCGGCAAGAGTTGCAAGCAGTTTTTGCTGATGCGGGTAGTAACGTGACTACGAAAGTCATTAAAGACCGCAAGACCGGAAAGTGCCGTGGTTTTGGTTTTGTTACTGTCAATAATGACGAGCAAGCAGACGAAATCATCGAGAAATATAACGGCTATATGTTTAAGGAAACGCCACTCAAGATTGAGAAGGCGTTGCCTCGTAACAAAGGTCAAGAAGAAGAAGACCAAGCCCCTGTTGCTAGTAGTGCTAATACTGGAGATGCTCCTGTTAGCAGCAACGCAGAAAAAAGCGGTGGCAATAAGCGTAGTGGGAAAAAACCTCGTCGTGGTGGCTCTGCCGGAACTTCTACAGGCTCGTCTGATGCTGAGGGAATTCGTCCCGATCCTCGTTGGGCTTCTGAACTAGAAAAGCTGAAACAGATGTTGGCAGCTCAAACTACTAATGGATAG